A single window of Pogoniulus pusillus isolate bPogPus1 chromosome 11, bPogPus1.pri, whole genome shotgun sequence DNA harbors:
- the AANAT gene encoding serotonin N-acetyltransferase: MSVLSALPFLKPVHLRSPRGSPGGQRRHTLPASEFRCLSPEDAVSVFEIEREAFISVSGDCPLHLDEIRHFLNLCPELSLGWFEEGRLVAFIIGSLWDQERLRQEALTLHKPQGTAVHIHVLAVHRTVRQQGKGSILMWRYLQYLRCLPCARRALLMCEEFLVPFYLKCGFEALGPCEVTAGGLAFVEMQHWVRGHAFMRRNSGC, from the exons atgtcgGTGCTCAGCGCCTTGCCTTTCCTGAAGCCCGTCCACCTGCGCTCCCCCCGCGGCTCTCCCGGGGGGCAGCGCCGGCACACGCTGCCTGCCAGCGAGTTCCGCTGCCTCAGCCCCGAGGACGCCGTCAGCGTGTTCGAGATCGAGCGGGAAG CCTTTATCTCTGTCTCTGGGGACTGCCCCCTGCACCTGGACGAGATCCGCCACTTTCTGAACCTGTGCCCGGAGCTCTCCCTCGGCTGGTTTGAGGAGGGGCGGCTGGTGGCCTTCATCATCGGCTCCCTATGGGACCAGGAGAGACTCAGGCAG GAGGCTCTGACCCTACACAAGCCGCAGGGCACAGCGGTGCACATCCACGTCCTGGCCGTGCACCGCACCGTccggcagcagggcaagggctcCATCCTGATGTGGAGGTACCTGCAGTACCTGCgctgcctgccctgtgcccgcCGGGCTCTGCTCATGTGCGAAGAGTTCCTCGTGCCCTTTTACCTGAAGTGTGGTTTCGAGGCGCTGGGTCCCTGCGAGGTGACAGCAGGGGGCCTGGCCTTTGTGGAGATGCAGCACTGGGTGAGGGGACACGCCTTCATGCGCAGGAACAGCGGCTGCTGA